In a single window of the Candidatus Caldatribacterium sp. genome:
- the map gene encoding type I methionyl aminopeptidase, protein MAKLVRREDLERIRKSGRILGNVLAKVRELLTPGISTSFIEEVVREYITRQGARPAFLGYRGFPAALCISINNEVVHGIPRDRVIRAGDLVSIDVGVEFEGFYTDAAFSVVVGNGNPVAQRLVEVTRRALYAGIRQALPGKRVGDISHAIQTTIEREGFSVVRDLVGHGVGRSLHEDPQIPNFGQKGQGTVLEEGMVLAIEPMANEKGYRVKVLEDGWTVVTEDGGLSAHFEHTILVRRGQPEILTLGERGDSF, encoded by the coding sequence CGGCGAGAGGACCTTGAGAGGATTCGGAAAAGTGGAAGGATACTGGGGAACGTTCTTGCCAAGGTCAGGGAGCTCCTCACTCCCGGCATCAGTACGAGTTTTATTGAAGAGGTCGTGCGGGAGTACATCACCCGGCAAGGAGCTCGTCCTGCCTTCCTGGGGTACCGGGGGTTCCCTGCAGCGTTGTGTATTTCCATCAACAACGAAGTCGTTCATGGTATCCCAAGGGACCGGGTTATCCGAGCGGGAGACCTTGTGAGTATTGATGTGGGAGTTGAGTTTGAGGGTTTCTATACCGATGCAGCATTCAGCGTGGTTGTAGGCAATGGGAACCCTGTAGCCCAGAGGCTTGTTGAAGTTACAAGGCGAGCACTGTACGCAGGCATTCGTCAGGCCCTTCCGGGGAAGCGAGTTGGGGATATCTCCCATGCTATCCAGACTACAATTGAGCGGGAGGGCTTTTCGGTTGTTCGAGATCTCGTGGGCCATGGAGTGGGAAGGAGTCTCCACGAGGATCCCCAGATTCCGAATTTTGGCCAGAAAGGGCAAGGTACGGTTCTTGAGGAAGGTATGGTCCTTGCCATTGAACCGATGGCAAACGAAAAGGGGTATCGGGTGAAGGTGCTCGAAGATGGGTGGACGGTGGTTACCGAGGATGGAGGGTTGTCAGCGCATTTTGAACATACTATCCTTGTACGCAGGGGGCAACCTGAAATCCTGACTCTTGGTGAAAGAGGGGATTCTTTCTGA